The following are encoded together in the Microcaecilia unicolor chromosome 12, aMicUni1.1, whole genome shotgun sequence genome:
- the CD53 gene encoding leukocyte surface antigen CD53, whose protein sequence is MAKNCLRILKYMLFFFNLLFWICGCTILAFGIYFLVNNHFTELFPSIPSLSFSNVLIVTGSIIMVVSFLGCMGAIKENKCLLMSFFSLLLFILLTEVTLAVLLFIYEAKLDAIIEEQLHSSLEEHIRKNATDSSIWDQIQKTLKCCGVKNGTDWKQSLPQSCKETPGHYFKEGCYMKVKDWFESNFIHVGIITIVISVIQVLGMSFSLTLYCQIAKMADN, encoded by the exons atatGTGGCTGCACCATCCTGGCCTTTGGAATATACTTCCTGGTAAACAACCATTTCACCGAGTTATTCCCCAGTATCCCTTCTCTCTCGTTCAGCAATGTTCTGATTGTCACTGGTTCCATCATCATGGTGGTATCGTTCCTGGGCTGCATGGGAGCCATCAAGGAGAATAAATGTTTGCTCATGTCG TTCTTTTCATTGCTGCTGTTCATCCTTTTGACAGAAGTCACCTTGGCAGTGCTTCTCTTCATTTACGAAGCAAAG CTGGATGCCATCATTGAAGAACAGCTGCACTCAAGTCTGGAAGAACATATTAGGAAGAATGCAACAGACTCATCCATCTGGGATCAAATTCAGAAAACT CTGAAATGTTGCGGTGTGAAGAATGGCACAGACTGGAAACAGTCATTGCCGCAGTCCTGCAAAGAAACCCCTGGCCACTACTTCAAGGAA gGTTGCTACATGAAAGTGAAAGACTGGTTTGAATCCAATTTCATCCATGTGGGCATAATAACCATCGTTATTTCTGTTATCCAG GTGCTGGGAATGTCATTTTCTTTGACTCTCTACTGTCAGATTGCAAAAATGGCAGATAACTGA